The following proteins are co-located in the Silene latifolia isolate original U9 population chromosome 1, ASM4854445v1, whole genome shotgun sequence genome:
- the LOC141644287 gene encoding protein FAR1-RELATED SEQUENCE 5-like — MAMDENSAMDDDNNQQIVDFETAHPASDSGNVETADCELFDGKDDDFATMLMSKGTDLSGCLLGIKARKWEHIFSLYKKHSQLKGFSIKKSTSRRADVKDRPLIERYFRCSCEGVHANGNEVVQHVLEHNHPFTPVQWQHHHRLKRKITEAEGELIKAMTEAHVPPSVQFRVAAAGAGGDAFVGHTKRDHINYVNRLKMKSIEGGDAATLINLMTSRQAEESGFFFRVQFDEKGRLSNLFWRDAMMRDDYLLYGDVKIFDTTYRTNRYNLICGAFVGINNHWSNVMFGCAFLSNEREESFEWLFNVFNESMGEDVHHVSIFTDQDQAIGNAIETWHIQQNAISHFGKLKGDRPFQNLFNKCLHGCYNEAEFEETWHKMLTEYGLVNHSWFKRLYKHRAKWSTAFNNQFFSAGILSSQRSESTNHAMGFQASKTTSVTEFFGIFENTVKRWRGEGEHKEFNGIRSTPSSVYPLVDLLLHASQVYTLELF; from the exons ATGGCTATGGACGAGAACTCGGCAATGGACGATGATAATAATCAACAAATTGTTGATTTTGAGACCGCTCATCCTGCATCGGATTCTGGTAATGTTGAGACTGCTGATTGTGAATTATTTGATGGTAAAGATGATGATTTTGCGACGATGTTGATGAGCAAag GTACGGATCTATCAGGTTGTTTACTTGGAATAAAAGCTAGAAAATGGGAGCACATCTTCAGCTTGTATAAGAAACATTCGCAACTCAAGGGATTTAGTATCAAGAAATCAACATCTCGTAGGGCTGACGTGAAAGACAGGCCGCTGATAGAGAGATACTTTAGATGCTCTTGTGAAGGTGTACATGCGAACGGGAATGAA GTAGTGCAGCACGTGCTTGAACATAATCATCCTTTCACACCCGTCCAGTGGCAGCATCATCATAGGTTGAAGCGCAAAATCACAGAAGCGGAGGGTGAGTTAATAAAGGCAATGACTGAAGCGCATGTTCCTCCTTCAGTCCAATTCAGGGTTGCTGCGGCAGGGGCTGGTGGTGATGCGTTTGTCGGCCACACAAAGCGAGACCATATTAATTATGTTAACAGATTGAAGATGAAATCAATTGAAGGTGGTGATGCAGCCACTTTGATCAACCTCATGACTAGTAGGCAAGCGGAGGAGTCGGGGTTCTTTTTCCGTGTTCAGTTTGACGAAAAAGGCAGATTAAGTAACCTATTCTGGCGGGATGCGATGATGAGAGATGACTATTTGTTGTACGGAGATGTTAAAATATTTGATACAACCTATCGCACCAATAGGTACAATCTCATTTGTGGAGCCTTTGTTGGTATTAACAACCATTGGTCGAATGTCATGTTTGGTTGTGCTTTCCTGTCGAACGAAAGGGAAGAATCATTCGAGTGGTTGTTCAATGTTTTCAACGAATCCATGGGTGAGGATGTTCATCATGTCTCTATCTTCACTGACCAAGACCAAGCAATAGGAAATGCCATTGAAACG TGGCACATTCAACAAAACGCCATATCTCACTTCGGGAAACTAAAGGGTGATCGTCCGTTCCAGAACCTATTCAACAAATGTCTTCATGGTTGCTACAATGAGGCTGAATTTGAGGAGACTTGGCATAAAATGTTGACAGAATATGGGTTAGTCAACCATTCATGGTTTAAGAGATTGTACAAACATAGAGCGAAATGGAGCACTGCTTTCAACAATCAATTCTTTTCAGCCGGGATTTTATCGTCCCAAAGGAGTGAGAGCACAAACCATGCGATGGGCTTCCAAGCTTCTAAGACCACTTCCGTTACTGAATTCTTTGGGATATTTGAAAACACGGTGAAAAGATGGCGGGGTGAAGGAGAGCATAAAGAATTCAACGGCATAAGATCTACACCATCTTCTGTGTACCCTCTAGTGGATTTGTTACTACATGCATCTCAGGTTTACACATTGGAGCTGTTTTGA